One Desulfuribacillus alkaliarsenatis DNA window includes the following coding sequences:
- a CDS encoding LuxR C-terminal-related transcriptional regulator, with product MTKYREILRLNSQGMSQRSISSSCQCSRNTVK from the coding sequence ATGACCAAATATCGAGAAATCCTTAGGCTTAATAGTCAAGGTATGAGCCAACGCAGTATTTCATCTAGCTGCCAGTGCTCACGAAACACCGTCAAG